The Neomonachus schauinslandi chromosome 4, ASM220157v2, whole genome shotgun sequence genome includes a region encoding these proteins:
- the DENND2D gene encoding DENN domain-containing protein 2D isoform X5, protein MTFFLATPWGSWEELRSELQCQDAASINAGVRPPSGSRHILLAQSLGAQHGSCSPLSGRQHTEWLHGVVFGDRSGSLSPRLSVASLCWRKGKRSMHLPPHPHPRLEKMEGQVVGRMLRLFRNRLPRLRAGSLQDNLRDAVKEPERAQEHCLPPFAGGQHFFEYLLVVSLKKKGSGADYEPTITYQFPKRENLLRGQQEEEERLLGAIPLFCFPDGNEWAPLTEYPRETFSFVLTNVDGSRKIGYCRRLLPAGRGPRLPKVYCIISCIGCFGLFSKILDEVEKRHQISMAVIYPFMQGLREAAFPAPGKTVTLKSFIPDSGTEFISLTRPLDSHLEHVDFSSLLRCLRFEQILQIFASAVLERRIIFLAEGLSTLSQCIHAAAALLYPFSWAHTYIPVVPERLLDTVCCPTPFMVGVQMRFQQQVMDSPMEEVLLVNLCEGTFLMSVGDEKDILPPKLQDDILDSLGQGTNEPQI, encoded by the exons ATGACCTTTTTTCTTGCCACACCTTGGGGCTCTTGGGAGGAGCTGAGGTCAGAGCTGCAGTGCCAGGATGCTGCCTCTATCAACGCGGGTGTTCGGCCGCCTTCTGGGTCCCGTCACATCCTTCTTGCTCAATCATTGGGTGCTCAGCATGGAAGCTGCTCTCCCCTATCTGGAAGGCAGCACACGGAGTGGCTGCATGGAGTTGTGTTTGGAGACCGAAGCGGCAGCCTCTCTCCCAGGCTTTCTGTAGCCAGCTTGTGCTGGAGGAAGGGGAAGCGCTCCAtgcacctgcccccccacccccaccccaggctggagAAGATGGAAGGACAAGTGGTAGGCCGGATGCTCAGGCTCTTCCGCAACCGGCTGCCTCGACTCCGAGCAG GATCTCTCCAGGACAATCTGAGGGACGCTGTAAAGGAGCCAGAAAGGGCCCAGGAGCACTGTCTGCCCCCCTTTGCTGGAGGGCAACACTTCTTTGAATACCTCCTCGTGGTTTCCCTCAAAAAAAAGGGTTCGGGGGCTGACTATGAGCCCACCATCACCTACCAGTTTCCCAAG CGGGAGAACCTGCTTCGGGGccaacaggaggaggaggagcggcTGCTCGGAGCCATCCCCTTGTTCTGCTTCCCAGATGGGAATGAGTGGGCACCGCTCACTGAGTATCCCAG GGAGACCTTCTCCTTCGTCCTGACCAACGTGGATGGGAGCAGGAAGATCGGATACTGCAGGCGCCTCTTG cctgccGGTCGTGGCCCTCGCCTTCCCAAGGTGTACTGCATCATCAGCTGCATCGGCTGCTTCGGCCTGTTCTCCAAG ATCCTGGATGAGGTGGAGAAGAGGCACCAGATCTCCATGGCGGTAATTTACCCGTTCATGCAGGGCCTCCGAGAGGCAGCCTTCCCTGCTCCCGGGAAGACTGTCACCCTCAAGAGCTTCATCCCCGACTCAGGCACGGAG TTCATCTCCCTGACGCGGCCCCTGGACTCCCACCTCGAACACGTGGATTTCAGTTCTCTGCTGCGCTGTCTCCGTTTTGAGCAGATCCTTCAGATCTTTGCCTCTGCGGTGCTCGAGAGAAGAATCATCTTTCTGGCAGAAGGTCTCAG caccctGTCTCAGTGCATCCATGCTGCTGCCGCGCTGCTCTACCCCTTCAGCTGGGCACACACTTACATCCCCGTTGTCCCCGAGAGACTTCTGGACACTGTCTGCTGCCCCACTCCCTTCATGGTTGGAGTCCAAATGCGCTTTCAGCAGCAGGTCATGGATAGCCCCATGGAAGAG GTCCTGTTGGTGAATCTTTGCGAAGGAACCTTCTTAATGTCG GTTGGTGACGAAAAAGATATCCTTCCACCCAAGCTTCAGGATGACATCTTAGACTCCCTTGGTCAGGGGACCAATGAGCCACAGA tATAG
- the DENND2D gene encoding DENN domain-containing protein 2D isoform X6 has protein sequence MDGLGRRLRASLRLKRGRGGSLQDNLRDAVKEPERAQEHCLPPFAGGQHFFEYLLVVSLKKKGSGADYEPTITYQFPKRENLLRGQQEEEERLLGAIPLFCFPDGNEWAPLTEYPRETFSFVLTNVDGSRKIGYCRRLLPAGRGPRLPKVYCIISCIGCFGLFSKILDEVEKRHQISMAVIYPFMQGLREAAFPAPGKTVTLKSFIPDSGTEFISLTRPLDSHLEHVDFSSLLRCLRFEQILQIFASAVLERRIIFLAEGLSTLSQCIHAAAALLYPFSWAHTYIPVVPERLLDTVCCPTPFMVGVQMRFQQQVMDSPMEEVLLVNLCEGTFLMSVGDEKDILPPKLQDDILDSLGQGTNEPQTSEQLNEHVSGPFVQFFVKTVGHYASHIKREANGQGHFQERAFYKALTSKANRRFVKKFVKTQLFSLFIQEAEKSRNPPAGYFQQKILEYEEQKKQKKSREKTVK, from the exons ATGGACGGGCTCGGCCGCCGCCTCCGAGCCAGCCTGAGACTGAAGCGCGGCCGCGGGG GATCTCTCCAGGACAATCTGAGGGACGCTGTAAAGGAGCCAGAAAGGGCCCAGGAGCACTGTCTGCCCCCCTTTGCTGGAGGGCAACACTTCTTTGAATACCTCCTCGTGGTTTCCCTCAAAAAAAAGGGTTCGGGGGCTGACTATGAGCCCACCATCACCTACCAGTTTCCCAAG CGGGAGAACCTGCTTCGGGGccaacaggaggaggaggagcggcTGCTCGGAGCCATCCCCTTGTTCTGCTTCCCAGATGGGAATGAGTGGGCACCGCTCACTGAGTATCCCAG GGAGACCTTCTCCTTCGTCCTGACCAACGTGGATGGGAGCAGGAAGATCGGATACTGCAGGCGCCTCTTG cctgccGGTCGTGGCCCTCGCCTTCCCAAGGTGTACTGCATCATCAGCTGCATCGGCTGCTTCGGCCTGTTCTCCAAG ATCCTGGATGAGGTGGAGAAGAGGCACCAGATCTCCATGGCGGTAATTTACCCGTTCATGCAGGGCCTCCGAGAGGCAGCCTTCCCTGCTCCCGGGAAGACTGTCACCCTCAAGAGCTTCATCCCCGACTCAGGCACGGAG TTCATCTCCCTGACGCGGCCCCTGGACTCCCACCTCGAACACGTGGATTTCAGTTCTCTGCTGCGCTGTCTCCGTTTTGAGCAGATCCTTCAGATCTTTGCCTCTGCGGTGCTCGAGAGAAGAATCATCTTTCTGGCAGAAGGTCTCAG caccctGTCTCAGTGCATCCATGCTGCTGCCGCGCTGCTCTACCCCTTCAGCTGGGCACACACTTACATCCCCGTTGTCCCCGAGAGACTTCTGGACACTGTCTGCTGCCCCACTCCCTTCATGGTTGGAGTCCAAATGCGCTTTCAGCAGCAGGTCATGGATAGCCCCATGGAAGAG GTCCTGTTGGTGAATCTTTGCGAAGGAACCTTCTTAATGTCG GTTGGTGACGAAAAAGATATCCTTCCACCCAAGCTTCAGGATGACATCTTAGACTCCCTTGGTCAGGGGACCAATGAGCCACAGA CTTCAGAACAGCTCAACGAGCATGTTTCGGGCCCGTTTGTGCAGTTCTTTGTCAAGACGGTGGGCCACTATGCTTCCCATATCAAGCGGGAGGCAAATGGGCAAGGCCACTTCCAAGAACGGGCCTTCTATAAGGCTCTGACCTCCAAGGCCAACCGCCGATTTGTGAAGAAGTTTGTGAAGACACAgctcttctctcttttcatccAGGAAGCGGAGAAGAGCAGGAACCCTCCTGCAG GCTACTTCCAACAGAAGATACTTGAATATGaggaacagaagaaacagaagaaatcaaGGGAAAAGACTGTGAAGTAA
- the DENND2D gene encoding DENN domain-containing protein 2D isoform X1: MTFFLATPWGSWEELRSELQCQDAASINAGVRPPSGSRHILLAQSLGAQHGSCSPLSGRQHTEWLHGVVFGDRSGSLSPRLSVASLCWRKGKRSMHLPPHPHPRLEKMEGQVVGRMLRLFRNRLPRLRAGSLQDNLRDAVKEPERAQEHCLPPFAGGQHFFEYLLVVSLKKKGSGADYEPTITYQFPKRENLLRGQQEEEERLLGAIPLFCFPDGNEWAPLTEYPRETFSFVLTNVDGSRKIGYCRRLLPAGRGPRLPKVYCIISCIGCFGLFSKILDEVEKRHQISMAVIYPFMQGLREAAFPAPGKTVTLKSFIPDSGTEFISLTRPLDSHLEHVDFSSLLRCLRFEQILQIFASAVLERRIIFLAEGLSTLSQCIHAAAALLYPFSWAHTYIPVVPERLLDTVCCPTPFMVGVQMRFQQQVMDSPMEEVLLVNLCEGTFLMSVGDEKDILPPKLQDDILDSLGQGTNEPQTSEQLNEHVSGPFVQFFVKTVGHYASHIKREANGQGHFQERAFYKALTSKANRRFVKKFVKTQLFSLFIQEAEKSRNPPAGYFQQKILEYEEQKKQKKSREKTVK, translated from the exons ATGACCTTTTTTCTTGCCACACCTTGGGGCTCTTGGGAGGAGCTGAGGTCAGAGCTGCAGTGCCAGGATGCTGCCTCTATCAACGCGGGTGTTCGGCCGCCTTCTGGGTCCCGTCACATCCTTCTTGCTCAATCATTGGGTGCTCAGCATGGAAGCTGCTCTCCCCTATCTGGAAGGCAGCACACGGAGTGGCTGCATGGAGTTGTGTTTGGAGACCGAAGCGGCAGCCTCTCTCCCAGGCTTTCTGTAGCCAGCTTGTGCTGGAGGAAGGGGAAGCGCTCCAtgcacctgcccccccacccccaccccaggctggagAAGATGGAAGGACAAGTGGTAGGCCGGATGCTCAGGCTCTTCCGCAACCGGCTGCCTCGACTCCGAGCAG GATCTCTCCAGGACAATCTGAGGGACGCTGTAAAGGAGCCAGAAAGGGCCCAGGAGCACTGTCTGCCCCCCTTTGCTGGAGGGCAACACTTCTTTGAATACCTCCTCGTGGTTTCCCTCAAAAAAAAGGGTTCGGGGGCTGACTATGAGCCCACCATCACCTACCAGTTTCCCAAG CGGGAGAACCTGCTTCGGGGccaacaggaggaggaggagcggcTGCTCGGAGCCATCCCCTTGTTCTGCTTCCCAGATGGGAATGAGTGGGCACCGCTCACTGAGTATCCCAG GGAGACCTTCTCCTTCGTCCTGACCAACGTGGATGGGAGCAGGAAGATCGGATACTGCAGGCGCCTCTTG cctgccGGTCGTGGCCCTCGCCTTCCCAAGGTGTACTGCATCATCAGCTGCATCGGCTGCTTCGGCCTGTTCTCCAAG ATCCTGGATGAGGTGGAGAAGAGGCACCAGATCTCCATGGCGGTAATTTACCCGTTCATGCAGGGCCTCCGAGAGGCAGCCTTCCCTGCTCCCGGGAAGACTGTCACCCTCAAGAGCTTCATCCCCGACTCAGGCACGGAG TTCATCTCCCTGACGCGGCCCCTGGACTCCCACCTCGAACACGTGGATTTCAGTTCTCTGCTGCGCTGTCTCCGTTTTGAGCAGATCCTTCAGATCTTTGCCTCTGCGGTGCTCGAGAGAAGAATCATCTTTCTGGCAGAAGGTCTCAG caccctGTCTCAGTGCATCCATGCTGCTGCCGCGCTGCTCTACCCCTTCAGCTGGGCACACACTTACATCCCCGTTGTCCCCGAGAGACTTCTGGACACTGTCTGCTGCCCCACTCCCTTCATGGTTGGAGTCCAAATGCGCTTTCAGCAGCAGGTCATGGATAGCCCCATGGAAGAG GTCCTGTTGGTGAATCTTTGCGAAGGAACCTTCTTAATGTCG GTTGGTGACGAAAAAGATATCCTTCCACCCAAGCTTCAGGATGACATCTTAGACTCCCTTGGTCAGGGGACCAATGAGCCACAGA CTTCAGAACAGCTCAACGAGCATGTTTCGGGCCCGTTTGTGCAGTTCTTTGTCAAGACGGTGGGCCACTATGCTTCCCATATCAAGCGGGAGGCAAATGGGCAAGGCCACTTCCAAGAACGGGCCTTCTATAAGGCTCTGACCTCCAAGGCCAACCGCCGATTTGTGAAGAAGTTTGTGAAGACACAgctcttctctcttttcatccAGGAAGCGGAGAAGAGCAGGAACCCTCCTGCAG GCTACTTCCAACAGAAGATACTTGAATATGaggaacagaagaaacagaagaaatcaaGGGAAAAGACTGTGAAGTAA
- the DENND2D gene encoding DENN domain-containing protein 2D isoform X3, translated as MTFFLATPWGSWEELRSELQCQDAASINAGVRPPSGSRHILLAQSLGAQHGSCSPLSGRQHTEWLHGVVFGDRSGSLSPRLSVASLCWRKGKRSMHLPPHPHPRLEKMEGQVVGRMLRLFRNRLPRLRAGSLQDNLRDAVKEPERAQEHCLPPFAGGQHFFEYLLVVSLKKKGSGADYEPTITYQFPKRENLLRGQQEEEERLLGAIPLFCFPDGNEWAPLTEYPRETFSFVLTNVDGSRKIGYCRRLLPAGRGPRLPKVYCIISCIGCFGLFSKILDEVEKRHQISMAVIYPFMQGLREAAFPAPGKTVTLKSFIPDSGTEFISLTRPLDSHLEHVDFSSLLRCLRFEQILQIFASAVLERRIIFLAEGLSTLSQCIHAAAALLYPFSWAHTYIPVVPERLLDTVCCPTPFMVGVQMRFQQQVMDSPMEEVLLVNLCEGTFLMSVGDEKDILPPKLQDDILDSLGQGTNEPQRSGEEQEPSCRYTVTASYHSKAREGHCLQVRLLPTEDT; from the exons ATGACCTTTTTTCTTGCCACACCTTGGGGCTCTTGGGAGGAGCTGAGGTCAGAGCTGCAGTGCCAGGATGCTGCCTCTATCAACGCGGGTGTTCGGCCGCCTTCTGGGTCCCGTCACATCCTTCTTGCTCAATCATTGGGTGCTCAGCATGGAAGCTGCTCTCCCCTATCTGGAAGGCAGCACACGGAGTGGCTGCATGGAGTTGTGTTTGGAGACCGAAGCGGCAGCCTCTCTCCCAGGCTTTCTGTAGCCAGCTTGTGCTGGAGGAAGGGGAAGCGCTCCAtgcacctgcccccccacccccaccccaggctggagAAGATGGAAGGACAAGTGGTAGGCCGGATGCTCAGGCTCTTCCGCAACCGGCTGCCTCGACTCCGAGCAG GATCTCTCCAGGACAATCTGAGGGACGCTGTAAAGGAGCCAGAAAGGGCCCAGGAGCACTGTCTGCCCCCCTTTGCTGGAGGGCAACACTTCTTTGAATACCTCCTCGTGGTTTCCCTCAAAAAAAAGGGTTCGGGGGCTGACTATGAGCCCACCATCACCTACCAGTTTCCCAAG CGGGAGAACCTGCTTCGGGGccaacaggaggaggaggagcggcTGCTCGGAGCCATCCCCTTGTTCTGCTTCCCAGATGGGAATGAGTGGGCACCGCTCACTGAGTATCCCAG GGAGACCTTCTCCTTCGTCCTGACCAACGTGGATGGGAGCAGGAAGATCGGATACTGCAGGCGCCTCTTG cctgccGGTCGTGGCCCTCGCCTTCCCAAGGTGTACTGCATCATCAGCTGCATCGGCTGCTTCGGCCTGTTCTCCAAG ATCCTGGATGAGGTGGAGAAGAGGCACCAGATCTCCATGGCGGTAATTTACCCGTTCATGCAGGGCCTCCGAGAGGCAGCCTTCCCTGCTCCCGGGAAGACTGTCACCCTCAAGAGCTTCATCCCCGACTCAGGCACGGAG TTCATCTCCCTGACGCGGCCCCTGGACTCCCACCTCGAACACGTGGATTTCAGTTCTCTGCTGCGCTGTCTCCGTTTTGAGCAGATCCTTCAGATCTTTGCCTCTGCGGTGCTCGAGAGAAGAATCATCTTTCTGGCAGAAGGTCTCAG caccctGTCTCAGTGCATCCATGCTGCTGCCGCGCTGCTCTACCCCTTCAGCTGGGCACACACTTACATCCCCGTTGTCCCCGAGAGACTTCTGGACACTGTCTGCTGCCCCACTCCCTTCATGGTTGGAGTCCAAATGCGCTTTCAGCAGCAGGTCATGGATAGCCCCATGGAAGAG GTCCTGTTGGTGAATCTTTGCGAAGGAACCTTCTTAATGTCG GTTGGTGACGAAAAAGATATCCTTCCACCCAAGCTTCAGGATGACATCTTAGACTCCCTTGGTCAGGGGACCAATGAGCCACAGA GAAGCGGAGAAGAGCAGGAACCCTCCTGCAGGTATACGGTGACAGCCTCCTATCATTCCAAGGCCAGAGAGGGTCACTGCCTCCAAGTCAG GCTACTTCCAACAGAAGATACTTGA
- the DENND2D gene encoding DENN domain-containing protein 2D isoform X4 → MTFFLATPWGSWEELRSELQCQDAASINAGVRPPSGSRHILLAQSLGAQHGSCSPLSGRQHTEWLHGVVFGDRSGSLSPRLSVASLCWRKGKRSMHLPPHPHPRLEKMEGQVVGRMLRLFRNRLPRLRAGSLQDNLRDAVKEPERAQEHCLPPFAGGQHFFEYLLVVSLKKKGSGADYEPTITYQFPKRENLLRGQQEEEERLLGAIPLFCFPDGNEWAPLTEYPRETFSFVLTNVDGSRKIGYCRRLLPAGRGPRLPKVYCIISCIGCFGLFSKILDEVEKRHQISMAVIYPFMQGLREAAFPAPGKTVTLKSFIPDSGTEFISLTRPLDSHLEHVDFSSLLRCLRFEQILQIFASAVLERRIIFLAEGLSTLSQCIHAAAALLYPFSWAHTYIPVVPERLLDTVCCPTPFMVGVQMRFQQQVMDSPMEEVLLVNLCEGTFLMSVGDEKDILPPKLQDDILDSLGQGTNEPQRSGEEQEPSCRLLPTEDT, encoded by the exons ATGACCTTTTTTCTTGCCACACCTTGGGGCTCTTGGGAGGAGCTGAGGTCAGAGCTGCAGTGCCAGGATGCTGCCTCTATCAACGCGGGTGTTCGGCCGCCTTCTGGGTCCCGTCACATCCTTCTTGCTCAATCATTGGGTGCTCAGCATGGAAGCTGCTCTCCCCTATCTGGAAGGCAGCACACGGAGTGGCTGCATGGAGTTGTGTTTGGAGACCGAAGCGGCAGCCTCTCTCCCAGGCTTTCTGTAGCCAGCTTGTGCTGGAGGAAGGGGAAGCGCTCCAtgcacctgcccccccacccccaccccaggctggagAAGATGGAAGGACAAGTGGTAGGCCGGATGCTCAGGCTCTTCCGCAACCGGCTGCCTCGACTCCGAGCAG GATCTCTCCAGGACAATCTGAGGGACGCTGTAAAGGAGCCAGAAAGGGCCCAGGAGCACTGTCTGCCCCCCTTTGCTGGAGGGCAACACTTCTTTGAATACCTCCTCGTGGTTTCCCTCAAAAAAAAGGGTTCGGGGGCTGACTATGAGCCCACCATCACCTACCAGTTTCCCAAG CGGGAGAACCTGCTTCGGGGccaacaggaggaggaggagcggcTGCTCGGAGCCATCCCCTTGTTCTGCTTCCCAGATGGGAATGAGTGGGCACCGCTCACTGAGTATCCCAG GGAGACCTTCTCCTTCGTCCTGACCAACGTGGATGGGAGCAGGAAGATCGGATACTGCAGGCGCCTCTTG cctgccGGTCGTGGCCCTCGCCTTCCCAAGGTGTACTGCATCATCAGCTGCATCGGCTGCTTCGGCCTGTTCTCCAAG ATCCTGGATGAGGTGGAGAAGAGGCACCAGATCTCCATGGCGGTAATTTACCCGTTCATGCAGGGCCTCCGAGAGGCAGCCTTCCCTGCTCCCGGGAAGACTGTCACCCTCAAGAGCTTCATCCCCGACTCAGGCACGGAG TTCATCTCCCTGACGCGGCCCCTGGACTCCCACCTCGAACACGTGGATTTCAGTTCTCTGCTGCGCTGTCTCCGTTTTGAGCAGATCCTTCAGATCTTTGCCTCTGCGGTGCTCGAGAGAAGAATCATCTTTCTGGCAGAAGGTCTCAG caccctGTCTCAGTGCATCCATGCTGCTGCCGCGCTGCTCTACCCCTTCAGCTGGGCACACACTTACATCCCCGTTGTCCCCGAGAGACTTCTGGACACTGTCTGCTGCCCCACTCCCTTCATGGTTGGAGTCCAAATGCGCTTTCAGCAGCAGGTCATGGATAGCCCCATGGAAGAG GTCCTGTTGGTGAATCTTTGCGAAGGAACCTTCTTAATGTCG GTTGGTGACGAAAAAGATATCCTTCCACCCAAGCTTCAGGATGACATCTTAGACTCCCTTGGTCAGGGGACCAATGAGCCACAGA GAAGCGGAGAAGAGCAGGAACCCTCCTGCAG GCTACTTCCAACAGAAGATACTTGA
- the DENND2D gene encoding DENN domain-containing protein 2D isoform X2 — protein sequence MTFFLATPWGSWEELRSELQCQDAASINAGVRPPSGSRHILLAQSLGAQHGSCSPLSGRQHTEWLHGVVFGDRSGSLSPRLSVASLCWRKGKRSMHLPPHPHPRLEKMEGQVVGRMLRLFRNRLPRLRAGSLQDNLRDAVKEPERAQEHCLPPFAGGQHFFEYLLVVSLKKKGSGADYEPTITYQFPKRENLLRGQQEEEERLLGAIPLFCFPDGNEWAPLTEYPRETFSFVLTNVDGSRKIGYCRRLLPAGRGPRLPKVYCIISCIGCFGLFSKILDEVEKRHQISMAVIYPFMQGLREAAFPAPGKTVTLKSFIPDSGTEFISLTRPLDSHLEHVDFSSLLRCLRFEQILQIFASAVLERRIIFLAEGLSTLSQCIHAAAALLYPFSWAHTYIPVVPERLLDTVCCPTPFMVGVQMRFQQQVMDSPMEEVLLVNLCEGTFLMSVGDEKDILPPKLQDDILDSLGQGTNEPQTSEQLNEHVSGPFVQFFVKTVGHYASHIKREANGQGHFQERAFYKALTSKANRRFVKKFVKTQLFSLFIQEAEKSRNPPAGIR from the exons ATGACCTTTTTTCTTGCCACACCTTGGGGCTCTTGGGAGGAGCTGAGGTCAGAGCTGCAGTGCCAGGATGCTGCCTCTATCAACGCGGGTGTTCGGCCGCCTTCTGGGTCCCGTCACATCCTTCTTGCTCAATCATTGGGTGCTCAGCATGGAAGCTGCTCTCCCCTATCTGGAAGGCAGCACACGGAGTGGCTGCATGGAGTTGTGTTTGGAGACCGAAGCGGCAGCCTCTCTCCCAGGCTTTCTGTAGCCAGCTTGTGCTGGAGGAAGGGGAAGCGCTCCAtgcacctgcccccccacccccaccccaggctggagAAGATGGAAGGACAAGTGGTAGGCCGGATGCTCAGGCTCTTCCGCAACCGGCTGCCTCGACTCCGAGCAG GATCTCTCCAGGACAATCTGAGGGACGCTGTAAAGGAGCCAGAAAGGGCCCAGGAGCACTGTCTGCCCCCCTTTGCTGGAGGGCAACACTTCTTTGAATACCTCCTCGTGGTTTCCCTCAAAAAAAAGGGTTCGGGGGCTGACTATGAGCCCACCATCACCTACCAGTTTCCCAAG CGGGAGAACCTGCTTCGGGGccaacaggaggaggaggagcggcTGCTCGGAGCCATCCCCTTGTTCTGCTTCCCAGATGGGAATGAGTGGGCACCGCTCACTGAGTATCCCAG GGAGACCTTCTCCTTCGTCCTGACCAACGTGGATGGGAGCAGGAAGATCGGATACTGCAGGCGCCTCTTG cctgccGGTCGTGGCCCTCGCCTTCCCAAGGTGTACTGCATCATCAGCTGCATCGGCTGCTTCGGCCTGTTCTCCAAG ATCCTGGATGAGGTGGAGAAGAGGCACCAGATCTCCATGGCGGTAATTTACCCGTTCATGCAGGGCCTCCGAGAGGCAGCCTTCCCTGCTCCCGGGAAGACTGTCACCCTCAAGAGCTTCATCCCCGACTCAGGCACGGAG TTCATCTCCCTGACGCGGCCCCTGGACTCCCACCTCGAACACGTGGATTTCAGTTCTCTGCTGCGCTGTCTCCGTTTTGAGCAGATCCTTCAGATCTTTGCCTCTGCGGTGCTCGAGAGAAGAATCATCTTTCTGGCAGAAGGTCTCAG caccctGTCTCAGTGCATCCATGCTGCTGCCGCGCTGCTCTACCCCTTCAGCTGGGCACACACTTACATCCCCGTTGTCCCCGAGAGACTTCTGGACACTGTCTGCTGCCCCACTCCCTTCATGGTTGGAGTCCAAATGCGCTTTCAGCAGCAGGTCATGGATAGCCCCATGGAAGAG GTCCTGTTGGTGAATCTTTGCGAAGGAACCTTCTTAATGTCG GTTGGTGACGAAAAAGATATCCTTCCACCCAAGCTTCAGGATGACATCTTAGACTCCCTTGGTCAGGGGACCAATGAGCCACAGA CTTCAGAACAGCTCAACGAGCATGTTTCGGGCCCGTTTGTGCAGTTCTTTGTCAAGACGGTGGGCCACTATGCTTCCCATATCAAGCGGGAGGCAAATGGGCAAGGCCACTTCCAAGAACGGGCCTTCTATAAGGCTCTGACCTCCAAGGCCAACCGCCGATTTGTGAAGAAGTTTGTGAAGACACAgctcttctctcttttcatccAGGAAGCGGAGAAGAGCAGGAACCCTCCTGCAGGTATACGGTGA